The segment TGAAGGCCTCGGATGCGACCGGGCAGACCGAACGCCTCGGCGCGCTCGGGCCAAAGGCCAAGGAAGAATGGTGGTATCCCGAATACATGAAGGAGAAATGCCCGGGCCTGCCGAACTGGGAAGCGCTGAAGGACCCGAAATGCGCCGAGGCCTTCTCGACGCCAGAAACAGCGCCGAACGGCCGCTATCTCGGCGGCCCGGTGACATGGGAAGGCTTTGACGACGAGCGTGCCGCGGCGCTGAAGCTGCCCTTCACTGTCATCCATGCCGGCACCGATGCGGCGATGTTCGCCGAGCTGGATTCGGCCTATCAGCGCAAGGCGCCAATCATGCTGTGGGTCTATTCGCCACATTGGGCGCCAGCCAAATACAAGGGCGAATGGGTCGAATTCCCCGACTATACGCCGGAGTGCTACACCGATCCGAAATGGGGCGTGAACCCCGAGGCAAAATATGACTGCGGCAAGCCGCATGGCGAGATCTGGAAATATTCCTGGGCCGGCATGAAGGACAAATGGCCGGTCGCCTACAAGGTCGCGAAGAACTACACAATCGACACCGACGAGCTCAACAAGATGAGCGGCGAGATCGATCTCGAAGGCAAGACGCCGGAAGACGTCGCCGCCGCCTGGATCGCTGCCCACGAAGCCGACTGGAAAGCCTGGGCCGAGTGATCGTTCCAACTGGAAACTGCGAGATCCGGCTGTTGATCAGCCGGGTATCTCTTCCGTTCCAGGAGAAGGTTCGCGCATATGAGGCCCCCTCATCCGGCCGCTTCGCGGCCACCTTCTCCCCGCTGGGAGAAGAGGCAAATGCCGGCTCTAGCGACCTCTTCTCCCCGCGGGGAGAAGGTGGCCCGAAGGGCCGGATGAGGGGGTCTTTGCCGAAGCGATTTCCTTGGATTCCAGAAGGACGACCGCATGGCCGATACGACTGAACAGGTGCCGCAAGCGGCAGGCACGCCGAGGGATCCCCGCCCGATAAAGCTCGCCTGCCGCAACGTCTGGAAGCTGTTCGGCGCGAACGCGGCCAATTTCATCCGCCAGCGCGACGGCAAGGCCAGCATGGCGGAGGTCGCCGCGGCCGGGCTGGTCGGCGCGGTGCGCGCCGTCGACCTCGAAATCCGCCAGGGCGAGATCTTCATCATCATGGGGCTTTCGGGATCCGGCAAGTCGACGCTGGTGCGCTGCATGTCGAGGCTGGTCGAGCCGACGCATGGCAAGGTCGAGTTCGAGGGCAAGGACCTCCTGAAAATCTCCGATGCCGCGCTGATCGAACTGCGGCGCCACCGCATGGGCATGGTGTTCCAGAATTTCGCCCTGCTGCCGCATCTGAATGTGCTGGAGAACATCGCCTTTCCACTGGGCATCCAGGGGCAAGACCGGCCGACGCGCGAGAAACGCGCGCGCGAAGTGATCGAGCTTGTCGGCCTGCGCGGCCGCGAGCATTTCTATCCGCGCGAACTCTCCGGCGGCCAGCAGCAGCGTGTCGGCATCGCCCGCAGCCTCGCCACCAAGCCGGAAATCTGGTTTCTCGACGAGCCTTTCTCGGCGCTCGATCCGCTGATCCGCCGCGAGATGCAGGACGAACTGATGCGGCTGCAGACCATGCTGCACAAGACCATCGTCTTCATTACCCATGATTTCGACGAGGCCATCCGGCTGGCCGACCGCGTCGCCATCATGAAGGACGGCGAGGTCATCCAGATCGGCACCCCGGAAGAGCTGGTGGTCAACCCGGCGACCGACTATGTCGCCGAGTTCACCCGCGACGTCGACCGCGCCAAGGTGATCTCGGCGCGAAGCCTGATGCGCGCCTGCGACGGCGCCGAGCATGGCGGCGTGGTCGCGCCGGATGCCAAGATATCAAGTTTTTCGGCTGATATCGTCTCGGCCGGCAAGCCGTTCGCCGTCGTCAACGGCACCGGCAAGCCGATCGGCGAAGTCACGCCGCAAGCGGTGATCGATCTTCTGGCCGGCATCGAGCGTTCCGGGGCCGGCGCATGACGGTGACGGCGAGCGCCAGCGAGGCGAGATCGCGCCCGGTTCAGCTCTGGCTTGCAGTCTGGGCCGGCGCCCTCGCCGCCGTGCTTGCCGTGTTCCTGCTGCAGGACAGCCTGCCCTGGGCGGTCAATTATCCGGCCAGCGCAATCATTCCGGTCGCCGACTGGGTCAGCGCGCTGATGAGTTGGGTGAAGTCGAACTTCTCCTGGCTGACACGCTCGATCACCGCGGTGCTCGGTGTGCCGCTCGACTTTGCGCTCGGTCTGCTCGCCAAGAATTTCAAGATCGGCCATGGCGCCGAGATGCTCGTCCTGCCGCGCCTGTCCTGGGTCGGCGTCTGCATCGCCGCATTCCTGGCCGGACGTGCCGCCGGTGGCTGGAAGCTCGGCGCGCTGGTCGGCGGCTGTTTCCTCTACATCGCGCTGTTCGGCCAGTGGACCAGCGCAATGCTGACGCTCGGGCTGATCTCGATTGCCGTGCCGTTCTGCATCGTCACCGGAT is part of the Mesorhizobium sp. L-2-11 genome and harbors:
- a CDS encoding ABC transporter substrate-binding protein, with protein sequence MSLRSLISRLSMGALTLAAASALTPSAQAAAPESNDPIKIALFDWTSVNLNAKILGGILEKLGYTVEYPTADYLSSLTTGLTNGDLAVAMEFWDTTAGEAMKASDATGQTERLGALGPKAKEEWWYPEYMKEKCPGLPNWEALKDPKCAEAFSTPETAPNGRYLGGPVTWEGFDDERAAALKLPFTVIHAGTDAAMFAELDSAYQRKAPIMLWVYSPHWAPAKYKGEWVEFPDYTPECYTDPKWGVNPEAKYDCGKPHGEIWKYSWAGMKDKWPVAYKVAKNYTIDTDELNKMSGEIDLEGKTPEDVAAAWIAAHEADWKAWAE
- a CDS encoding quaternary amine ABC transporter ATP-binding protein, producing the protein MADTTEQVPQAAGTPRDPRPIKLACRNVWKLFGANAANFIRQRDGKASMAEVAAAGLVGAVRAVDLEIRQGEIFIIMGLSGSGKSTLVRCMSRLVEPTHGKVEFEGKDLLKISDAALIELRRHRMGMVFQNFALLPHLNVLENIAFPLGIQGQDRPTREKRAREVIELVGLRGREHFYPRELSGGQQQRVGIARSLATKPEIWFLDEPFSALDPLIRREMQDELMRLQTMLHKTIVFITHDFDEAIRLADRVAIMKDGEVIQIGTPEELVVNPATDYVAEFTRDVDRAKVISARSLMRACDGAEHGGVVAPDAKISSFSADIVSAGKPFAVVNGTGKPIGEVTPQAVIDLLAGIERSGAGA